One Aegilops tauschii subsp. strangulata cultivar AL8/78 chromosome 2, Aet v6.0, whole genome shotgun sequence genomic window, AGGCGAGGGTGGTTACAATCCTGGGCAAAGCAGTGATGTGATGCAGCACTCAATGTCAAATGCTGGAGATGATGGTTATGAACAAGCACAGAGTAGTCAGGTACATGGAGGAAATGCTGATGATTATTACAGTGGGGAGGTGGACGTTGACGaggtagatgggcacatgcagaacCAGATGGAAGATGAGAATACTGATGTTGACATTGGTCATGCCGATGATTCCGACGAGTCTGATGAAGAAGAGAACCTAGAGGATGTGCCAAATCCTGCATCATGGAATCATGACTTCTCATCAGCAATGATCGTGCATGATGGGCATGATTCTGCCTGGCAATATCACCAGAATAACATTGCGACGGGTTCTATGTATCCGAACAAGAACGCTCTGAAGGACGCAATCATTCAATGGGCAATGTCCACACAAAGGGTTTTCACAGCTGAGGTGTCAAGTCAGAAATACTTGACAATGGTATGCAAGAACGAAGATTGCCCCGCCAGGGTGCATGGCTATCTCCCTAAGTATGGCACAAGTTGGGTGATTAGTGACCTAGTTCATCACACATGTCTTATTCCCtgcatccctcaagatcatgccaaccttTCGTCCACGCTTATTGCTTGGTTGCTTTACAGTGAGATAGTGGAGTGCAAAGCGATGGAAGTTAAGGCTCTCCAGACAAAAGTATTCGTCAGGTTCAAATACAAAATTTCTTATGgcaaggcttggagggctaagcatAGGGCGCTTGAGACCAGATTTGGTTCTTTTTTCGATGCATATGACTCTGTTGTCCGACTCCTCCAGACGCTGCAGGCCCGCAATCCTGGCACCTATGTCAACATCCAAGACCTCTTCATGCCAGAGTTTCCAACTGTGAGGGTGCTGCATCGACTGTTCTTCTCTTTCGGTGTATGCATCGAAGCCTTCAGGCATTGCCGACCGGTCATATGTGTAGATGGCACTTTTCTCACTGGCAAGTATAAGGGTCAGATCCTGACAGCCATTGGTCAAGACGGACAAAATCAAGTAGTACCACTCGCTTTTGCATTTGTGGAGAGTGAGAACATTGAAAGTTGGACATGGTTCTTCAGGCAATTGAAAGTAGCAGTCGTGAAGGATAAGCCCAATGTCTGCATCCTTCATGACAGGCATGCAGGTATACTCAGTGCGATAAAGACACTGACAAACCCTAGGCCTGAAGAACAAACTCCATGGCAGGACTTGCAGAGCCgttggtgcatgcgccatctGGGGGCTAATTTCTTCTCGCAGTTCAGAAATAAGAACCTGATGAATTTGTTCAAAAAATTCTGTAAACAGAACCAACTATGGAAGTACAATTTGATACGTGACAGACTTAATGTATGCACGCAGAGACACGTTAGGGACAGGAAAGCTGCAAGAGATGCAGCTGTCAGAGCACATGTGGAAGCAGTAGCAGCACAATTAGCAACTGGAACTGCGGCTGTGGAGGAGGAGCCTGTTGGGCTTTGTGACTTGCCAGGATTTGACCCACCTGGTACTAGGAGAAGGCTCGGGAGGTCCATTAAAACCTTCGAGCAGTGGATAGAGCATGAGCCTCTGGAGAGGTGGTCTTTGTTGCATGACACACATGGAGCAAGGTATGGTGTCATGACTACCAATCTCGTAGAAACATACAACTTTGTCCTCAGAGGAAACAGGGCATTGCCACTTACAGCCATCGTTGAGGGTATTTTTCTATGGCACCGTGAAGTATTTCAGAGATAGACGTCAAAAAGCAGAGCAGCATATCTTGAACAACCCAGGTACACGTTACTGTGAAAGAATTATGAAGTACATGGAAGAAAAGATGCAAAAGGCTAGGTCACACACTGTAGTCCCCATTGGTAATCAAGAAAGAAGGTTTGAGGTCCGCTTATCTAACAACAAATTCGGTTGTGCAAATGAGCTGAGGACACATGAGGTCAAAATTGGAAATGAAGTATGGCCAACGTATGAGTGCACATGCAACAAACCAAAGTTGCTTCACCTACCATGCTCCCATGTACTTGCTGCTTGCGGGCAGCTCGGAATGGATGCAATATCGTTCGTGTCTCCATATTTTCTAAAAGAGTCCATCCTCAATACCTGGACAGGTGAGTTGCTGGGATTTCGCTCAATGGGTAACTTCAACACCGTTAATCCTGTTGAAAGGCGGTACATTCCAGACCCAGAGAATATGCGTACAAGTAGAGGTAGGCGACAATGCTGACGCATCCGGAATGATATGGATGAATCTGAAGAGGGAGGTGCCACTATGCAATGTATTTTATGCAATGAATTTGGCCATAGGGACACTAATTGTCCCACTTTCGTCACTGGGCATGGACGAGGGAACCAGGGACGAGGAGCAAGAGCAAGAGGAGGAAGAGGTCGAGGCGGAAGCTAGGCACTAAGTTAtaaatttgtattaagtgtggcactatatTTGCAATTTGTATTAATTCTGGCACTACGTTTGAAATTTGTATTAAGTCTGGCACTACGTTTGAAATTTGTATTAAGTCTGGCACTACGTTTGAAATTTGTATTAAGTCTGGCACTACGTTTGAAATTTGTATTATGTCTGGCACTACGTTTGAAATTTGTATTAAGTCTGACACTATGTTTGAAATTTGTATATGCAGGAATGGCGGGAATGGGGTTGCTTAGTGCCGAAATTGATAGAAAGCATCGTGCTGCGATAGGTTCTGAGCGCAAGTAGTCCATACATACTTTGCCGTGCGCATGTAATAATCGTCCTCACAATTTTAGGCTGAGTTGACTCGCGGACATGGCGAGGAGGTGTCCACCTTTCAGCGTTCACTGTCGTCTGCACCTCTAATGCTTCCTCGGGCTCAGGTCCAGACCTCGATGTCGCGCATTGAGGAGAAAGTACGATCTGTGTATCGAGCTATTACGTGCACACGCACTTCGGACGTACTTCATCAGCATCCCCCCCGCCACTACATGCACCAGCAGCCGCCGCGTCACTCGACTGGTCAGCTCGAACTCACGCATCACCGACATGATCCGCGTCCACGTCTAGCAGAGCAGTGGACGGCCAGGACACCACCTCCTGACCAGGCCGGTAGTTCGGCGTGGCAGCACCAACCGGATCCCACGTCTGCCTACGTGTTTCGGCCACGGCCTCCGCCTATAGGTATGTTTCTTCATATTTATTCTTGTGAATATCAATTGGGCCTATGTATTTCATCATTACTTATGTTCGTCCATCCAACAGGGTCCTACGGATATCAGTCGTATGGACATGACGCGTCTATGTCCAGATCCGGGTGGGATAGTGACCATGAAGGTGGGCATAATAGACAGGAtttcttgtcgcagcacaacgAGTGGATGGACATATATACGACTCCTGCACCACCTCCCACAGAGGAAACACAGCATGACCAGGCATGGTCTGAGCTTCCTCCCCGTA contains:
- the LOC109774273 gene encoding uncharacterized protein; this encodes MSNAGDDGYEQAQSSQVHGGNADDYYSGEVDVDEVDGHMQNQMEDENTDVDIGHADDSDESDEEENLEDVPNPASWNHDFSSAMIVHDGHDSAWQYHQNNIATGSMYPNKNALKDAIIQWAMSTQRVFTAEVSSQKYLTMVCKNEDCPARVHGYLPKYGTSWVISDLVHHTCLIPCIPQDHANLSSTLIAWLLYSEIVECKAMEVKALQTKVFVRFKYKISYGKAWRAKHRALETRFGSFFDAYDSVVRLLQTLQARNPGTYVNIQDLFMPEFPTVRVLHRLFFSFGVCIEAFRHCRPVICVDGTFLTGKYKGQILTAIGQDGQNQVVPLAFAFVESENIESWTWFFRQLKVAVVKDKPNVCILHDRHAGILSAIKTLTNPRPEEQTPWQDLQSRWCMRHLGANFFSQFRNKNLMNLFKKFCKQNQLWKYNLIRDRLNVCTQRHVRDRKAARDAAVRAHVEAVAAQLATGTAAVEEEPVGLCDLPGFDPPGTRRRLGRSIKTFEQWIEHEPLERWSLLHDTHGARYGVMTTNLVETYNFVLRGNRALPLTAIVEGMAGMGLLSAEIDRKHRAAIGSERK